Proteins from a genomic interval of Lycium ferocissimum isolate CSIRO_LF1 chromosome 2, AGI_CSIRO_Lferr_CH_V1, whole genome shotgun sequence:
- the LOC132047671 gene encoding uncharacterized protein LOC132047671 — protein sequence MSANTDSASQDVPSVSSPGAEPVSKPKGLTKGSVEPRPAPTAEPATSGDVLPEAALLVKRPRRFEITLEIEPSQRVETALEVEVTTATDPSSSTDPATATEVLPTTDTARAVPASSPAPSSRPDNLDNMLANTPPATVEASGFSHLHIPRSPTGQEKEDQLSRAVPPPNLQSELEAAKADNLHLKAKLDDAARRFEATIAQRRGELNSVKADAEKAVEKFHQLEVERATEKEKLRVFEEKAETRAQTVDKLKSKLEEATAANDLLQTELESVNQVQITLLQAKFKLEENLQKAEADLEESLKDMEAAEAHTMLSIEYERWKSR from the exons ATGTCAGCCAACACCGACTCTGCTTCCCAGGACGTACCCTCAGTTTCTTCTCCGGGTGCCGAGCCTGTTTCTAAACCCAAAG GCTTGACCAAGGGATCTGTGGAGCCACGACCCGCACCAACAGCTGAGCCTGCGACATCGG GTGATGTTTTACCTGAGGCGGCGCTTTTGGTGAAGAGGCCTAGAAGGTTCGAAATAACCTTGGAAATCGAGCCTTCCCAAAGGGTTGAAACGGCCCTAGAAGTTGAAGTTACCACGGCAACCGACCCGTCGTCTAGTACCGACCCAGCTACTGCGACTGAGGTACTTCCAACTACTGACACTGCTAGAGCTGTTCCGGCTTCTTCTCCTGCTCCTTCATCGAGGCCGGATAACCTCGATAATATGCTTGCCAATACTCCTCCTGCCACGGTCGAAGCCTCGGGTTTCAGTCATCTTCATATTCCACGATCTCCAACCGGTCAA GAAAAGGAGGACCAGCTGAGCCGGGCAGTCCCTCCTCCGAACCTTCAATCCGAGCTTGAGGCAGCTAAAGCTGATAACCTCCATTTAAAGGCTAAACTTGATGATGCG GCTCGGCGATTTGAGGCTACTATCGCCCAGCGTCGAGGTGAGCTTAACTCGGTTAAGGCTGATGCCGAGAAAGCGGTAGAAAAATTTCACCAGCTCGAAGTCGAGAGAGCCACCGAGAAAGAGAAGCTGAGGGTATTTGAGGAGAAAGCCGAGACTCGGGCTCAGACCGTTGATAAACTTAAGAGCAAGCTCGAGGAGGCTACTGCAGCCAATGATCTTCTTCAGACCGAGCTTGAATCCGTCAACCAAGTTCAAATCACTCTACTTCAGGCGAAGTTCAAATTGGAAGAGAACCTGCAAAAAGCTGAGGCCGATCTGGAAGAATCTCTCAAAGATATGGAGGCTGCCGAGGCTCACACTATGCTTTCGATTGAGTATGAACGTTGGAAATCCCGGTGA